A window of Cryptomeria japonica chromosome 3, Sugi_1.0, whole genome shotgun sequence contains these coding sequences:
- the LOC131075446 gene encoding pentatricopeptide repeat-containing protein At5g48910 isoform X1: MNKGQQILSYLLKQQKENPISFCIKTFTNAATSENTWYNHTDAYLSKDHVKTLCKLGHLKEAFNIFSTMEYCLSYDMYDAFLQGCLSHKNHMMGMLIHAHMIQTAFNFHTFISICNKVITIYAKHAQLAEARRVLDEMPRTNVVSWTTVIAAYSREGLAEEALELYELMQRKGVEPNQFTFPSVLPACGVLGILERGRKIHEDVVRGGFEGDVFVGNALVDMYGKCGSMKDARQVFDKMPQRNVVSWNSMITAYSREGLAEDVLELYELMQRRGILPNQFTFPSVLPACRDLGDVDRGKRIHEDVLRGGFEGDVFVGNALVDMYGKCGSMEDAWLVFDKMLQRNVVSWNSVIAGYAQSGDMDMASKLFQEMPQRNVVSWTTMVVAYVQKGCMEEALRLFEGMPERNVISWTGMIAGLAQNGSSKEALKLFQEMKKAGVKPNSSTFSTVLSACSNLCALEQGKEIHQEIIDSGYLSDVFVGSALVDMYSKCGSIDNARCMFDRMPQRNTVSWNAMIGGYAMHSCASESFKLFEQMQKLGTNPDHVTFLRVLSACCHAGLVDEGMQYFESMRKDHCIIPTMEHYSCIVDILCRAGRLDEGVDFINKMPVQPNATVLGCLLAGCRTHNNIQLGEQVAKQLLELDPGHTGHYVLLSNIYAAAGRWDDLDKVRKLMKDRCIKKKPGCSWIEVNKKVHAFLVGDISHPQTEEIYAKVEELSKEIKAAGYVPNTRFVLKDVEEEYKEQTLFHHSEKLAIAFGLIHTSPGTTIRIIKNLRVCGDCHTAIKFISKIVAREIVVRDLNRFHHFKDGQCSCGDYW, from the exons ATGAACAAAGGCCAACAAATATTATCATACCTTTTAAAGCAACAGAAGGAAAACCCAATTTCGTTCTGTATAAAAACATTTACCAATGCAGCTACTTCAGAAAATACATGGTACAATCACACCGATGCTTACCTTTCAAAGGACCATGTTAAAACACTGTGTAAGCTAGGCCACTTGAAAgaagccttcaatattttctctacAATGGAATATTGTCTATCTTATGATATGTATGATGCTTTCCTTCAGGGTTGCCTGAGCCATAAAAACCATATGATGGGCATGTTAATACATGCCCACATGATCCAAACTGCATTTAACTTCCACACCTTCATATCTATTTGCAACAAAGTTATTACTATCTATGCAAAGCATGCTCAGCTCGCGGAAGCACGCAGGGTTTTGGATGAAATGCCCAGAACAAATGTGGTATCATGGACTACAGTAATTGCGGCTTATTCAAGGGAAGGTCTGGCTGAAGAAGCCCTTGAATTGTACGAATTAATGCAGAGAAAAGGTGTCGAACCCAATCAGTTTACATTTCCCAGTGTTCTTCCTGCCTGCGGGGTTTTAGGGATATTAGAAAGGGGGaggaaaattcatgaagatgtagTTAGAGGTGGATTTGAGGGCGACGTATTTGTGGGAAATGCTCTTGTCGATATGTATGGGAAATGCGGGAGTATGAAGGATGCgcgccaagtgtttgacaaaatgcctcagcgGAATGTTGTTTCTTGGAATTCGATGATAACAG CTTATTCAAGGGAAGGTCTGGCTGAAGATGTGCTTGAATTGTACGAATTAATGCAGAGAAGAGGCATTTTGCCAAACCAGTTCACTTTCCCCAGTGTTCTTCCGGCGTGTAGGGATTTGGGGGATGTGGACAGAGGGAAGAGGATTCATGAGGATGTGTTGAGGGGTGGATTTGAGGGCGATGTATTTGTGGGGAATGCACTTGTTGATATGTATGGGAAATGTGGGAGTATGGAGGATGCATGGctagtgtttgacaaaatgcttcaaCGAAATGTTGTTTCCTGGAATTCAGTGATTGCAG GATATGCACAGAGTGGGGACATGGATATGGCCTCGAAGCTCTTTCAGGAGATGCCACAGCGTAATGTGGTGTCTTGGACAACAATGGTTGTAGCTTATGTACAAAAAGGATGCATGGAAGAAGCTTTGAGGCTCTTTGAGGGAATGCCAGAGCGAAATGTGATCTCCTGGACTGGGATGATTGCAGGGCTTGCACAGAATGGAAGTAGCAAGGAGGCTTTGAAGCTTTTTCAGGAAATGAAGAAGGCAGGTGTGAAGCCTAATTCAAGTACTTTTTCCACTGTTCTCTCGGCATGTTCCAATTTGTGTGCTTTGGAACAGGGCAAGGAGATCCATCAAGAAATTATAGACAGTGGGTATCTGTCTGATGTCTTTGTGGGTAGTGCTCTTGTGGATATGTACTCAAAATGTGGGAGCATAGATAATGCACGTTGTATGTTTGACAGAATGCCACAGCGAAATACGGTCTCGTGGAATGCAATGATTGGAGGATATGCAATGCACAGCTGTGCCTCAGAGTCTTTCAAACTCTTTGAACAAATGCAAAAATTGGGCACAAATCCAGATCATGTCACCTTTCTTCGTGTTTTATCTGCGTGCTGTCATGCAGGACTTGTGGATGAGGGGATGCAATACTTTGAGTCCATGAGAAAAGATCATTGCATCATTCCTACAATGGAACACTATAGCTGtatagttgacattctttgcaggGCTGGTCGCCTAGATGAGGGAGTAGACTTCATCAACAAAATGCCAGTACAACCTAATGCCACTGTGCTTGGGTGTTTGCTTGCTGGCTGTAGAACCCACAACAATATACAATTAGGAGAGCAAGTGGCAAAACAGCTTCTTGAACTGGACCCTGGACATACTGGCCACTATGTACTATTATCAAACATATATGCTGCAGCTGGAAGGTGGGATGACCTTGACAAGGTGCGTAAACTAATGAAAGATAGGTGCATTAAAAAGAAGCCTGGGTGCAGTTGGATTGAGGTGAATAAAAAGGTTCATGCTTTCCTTGTGGGAGACATCTCACATCCCCAAACAGAGGAAATCTATGCCAAGGTAGAAGAATTATCTAAAGAGATAAAAGCAGCAGGGTATGTGCCGAACACAAGATTTGTGCTAAAAGATGTAGAGGAGGAATATAAGGAACAAACTCTTTTCCACCATAGTGAAAAACTAGCAATTGCATTTGGACTTATACATACCTCCCCTGGGACAACCATTCGGATTATCAAGAACCTTCGAGTGTGTGGTGATTGCCACACTGCTATCAAGTTCATATCGAAGATTGTTGCACGAGAAATTGTTGTTAGGGATCTAAATCGTTTCCATCACTTTAAGGATGGGCAATGTTCATGTGGAGACTACTGGTAA
- the LOC131075446 gene encoding pentatricopeptide repeat-containing protein At5g48910 isoform X2: MNKGQQILSYLLKQQKENPISFCIKTFTNAATSENTWYNHTDAYLSKDHVKTLCKLGHLKEAFNIFSTMEYCLSYDMYDAFLQGCLSHKNHMMGMLIHAHMIQTAFNFHTFISICNKVITIYAKHAQLAEARRVLDEMPRTNVVSWTTVIAAYSREGLAEEALELYELMQRKGVEPNQFTFPSVLPACGVLGILERGRKIHEDVVRGGFEGDVFVGNALVDMYGKCGSMKDARQVFDKMPQRNVVSWNSMITGYAQSGDMDMASKLFQEMPQRNVVSWTTMVVAYVQKGCMEEALRLFEGMPERNVISWTGMIAGLAQNGSSKEALKLFQEMKKAGVKPNSSTFSTVLSACSNLCALEQGKEIHQEIIDSGYLSDVFVGSALVDMYSKCGSIDNARCMFDRMPQRNTVSWNAMIGGYAMHSCASESFKLFEQMQKLGTNPDHVTFLRVLSACCHAGLVDEGMQYFESMRKDHCIIPTMEHYSCIVDILCRAGRLDEGVDFINKMPVQPNATVLGCLLAGCRTHNNIQLGEQVAKQLLELDPGHTGHYVLLSNIYAAAGRWDDLDKVRKLMKDRCIKKKPGCSWIEVNKKVHAFLVGDISHPQTEEIYAKVEELSKEIKAAGYVPNTRFVLKDVEEEYKEQTLFHHSEKLAIAFGLIHTSPGTTIRIIKNLRVCGDCHTAIKFISKIVAREIVVRDLNRFHHFKDGQCSCGDYW; this comes from the exons ATGAACAAAGGCCAACAAATATTATCATACCTTTTAAAGCAACAGAAGGAAAACCCAATTTCGTTCTGTATAAAAACATTTACCAATGCAGCTACTTCAGAAAATACATGGTACAATCACACCGATGCTTACCTTTCAAAGGACCATGTTAAAACACTGTGTAAGCTAGGCCACTTGAAAgaagccttcaatattttctctacAATGGAATATTGTCTATCTTATGATATGTATGATGCTTTCCTTCAGGGTTGCCTGAGCCATAAAAACCATATGATGGGCATGTTAATACATGCCCACATGATCCAAACTGCATTTAACTTCCACACCTTCATATCTATTTGCAACAAAGTTATTACTATCTATGCAAAGCATGCTCAGCTCGCGGAAGCACGCAGGGTTTTGGATGAAATGCCCAGAACAAATGTGGTATCATGGACTACAGTAATTGCGGCTTATTCAAGGGAAGGTCTGGCTGAAGAAGCCCTTGAATTGTACGAATTAATGCAGAGAAAAGGTGTCGAACCCAATCAGTTTACATTTCCCAGTGTTCTTCCTGCCTGCGGGGTTTTAGGGATATTAGAAAGGGGGaggaaaattcatgaagatgtagTTAGAGGTGGATTTGAGGGCGACGTATTTGTGGGAAATGCTCTTGTCGATATGTATGGGAAATGCGGGAGTATGAAGGATGCgcgccaagtgtttgacaaaatgcctcagcgGAATGTTGTTTCTTGGAATTCGATGATAACAG GATATGCACAGAGTGGGGACATGGATATGGCCTCGAAGCTCTTTCAGGAGATGCCACAGCGTAATGTGGTGTCTTGGACAACAATGGTTGTAGCTTATGTACAAAAAGGATGCATGGAAGAAGCTTTGAGGCTCTTTGAGGGAATGCCAGAGCGAAATGTGATCTCCTGGACTGGGATGATTGCAGGGCTTGCACAGAATGGAAGTAGCAAGGAGGCTTTGAAGCTTTTTCAGGAAATGAAGAAGGCAGGTGTGAAGCCTAATTCAAGTACTTTTTCCACTGTTCTCTCGGCATGTTCCAATTTGTGTGCTTTGGAACAGGGCAAGGAGATCCATCAAGAAATTATAGACAGTGGGTATCTGTCTGATGTCTTTGTGGGTAGTGCTCTTGTGGATATGTACTCAAAATGTGGGAGCATAGATAATGCACGTTGTATGTTTGACAGAATGCCACAGCGAAATACGGTCTCGTGGAATGCAATGATTGGAGGATATGCAATGCACAGCTGTGCCTCAGAGTCTTTCAAACTCTTTGAACAAATGCAAAAATTGGGCACAAATCCAGATCATGTCACCTTTCTTCGTGTTTTATCTGCGTGCTGTCATGCAGGACTTGTGGATGAGGGGATGCAATACTTTGAGTCCATGAGAAAAGATCATTGCATCATTCCTACAATGGAACACTATAGCTGtatagttgacattctttgcaggGCTGGTCGCCTAGATGAGGGAGTAGACTTCATCAACAAAATGCCAGTACAACCTAATGCCACTGTGCTTGGGTGTTTGCTTGCTGGCTGTAGAACCCACAACAATATACAATTAGGAGAGCAAGTGGCAAAACAGCTTCTTGAACTGGACCCTGGACATACTGGCCACTATGTACTATTATCAAACATATATGCTGCAGCTGGAAGGTGGGATGACCTTGACAAGGTGCGTAAACTAATGAAAGATAGGTGCATTAAAAAGAAGCCTGGGTGCAGTTGGATTGAGGTGAATAAAAAGGTTCATGCTTTCCTTGTGGGAGACATCTCACATCCCCAAACAGAGGAAATCTATGCCAAGGTAGAAGAATTATCTAAAGAGATAAAAGCAGCAGGGTATGTGCCGAACACAAGATTTGTGCTAAAAGATGTAGAGGAGGAATATAAGGAACAAACTCTTTTCCACCATAGTGAAAAACTAGCAATTGCATTTGGACTTATACATACCTCCCCTGGGACAACCATTCGGATTATCAAGAACCTTCGAGTGTGTGGTGATTGCCACACTGCTATCAAGTTCATATCGAAGATTGTTGCACGAGAAATTGTTGTTAGGGATCTAAATCGTTTCCATCACTTTAAGGATGGGCAATGTTCATGTGGAGACTACTGGTAA